The following coding sequences are from one Calditrichota bacterium window:
- a CDS encoding GNAT family N-acetyltransferase, producing MPAMPTLSTARLILRPFRLSDAPVVQELAGAWEVAATTAAIPHPYPDGVAEQWIATHQKEYDEGHALTLAITLKSSGELIGAITAIIDGSNKVAELGYWVGKPYWNQGYCTEAARAMVDHAFRVLGVNRVQARHMTKNPASGRVMQKIGMQYEGTLRQSLFRWGTFEDAAIYAILREEWPSGPRGQQGRGRERRAPE from the coding sequence ATGCCCGCAATGCCAACGTTGAGCACCGCTCGGTTGATCCTCCGCCCCTTTCGGTTGAGCGACGCCCCCGTTGTCCAAGAACTGGCTGGCGCTTGGGAAGTGGCGGCCACCACCGCTGCTATCCCTCATCCCTACCCGGATGGTGTCGCCGAACAGTGGATTGCCACCCACCAGAAGGAGTACGACGAGGGCCACGCCCTCACCCTGGCCATCACCCTCAAGAGCAGCGGGGAACTCATCGGCGCCATCACTGCGATCATCGATGGCAGCAACAAAGTGGCCGAGCTCGGCTATTGGGTGGGCAAACCCTATTGGAACCAAGGCTACTGCACAGAGGCGGCCAGGGCCATGGTGGACCATGCCTTTCGCGTCCTGGGGGTGAACCGCGTCCAGGCGCGTCACATGACCAAGAATCCCGCCTCCGGGCGGGTGATGCAGAAAATTGGCATGCAGTACGAGGGCACGCTCCGGCAATCGCTCTTCCGCTGGGGCACCTTCGAAGACGCGGCGATCTACGCCATCCTCAGAGAGGAGTGGCCCTCCGGGCCAAGGGGCCAACAGGGGCGTGGCAGGGAAAGGCGAGCGCCGGAGTGA